From one Mycobacterium colombiense CECT 3035 genomic stretch:
- the recN gene encoding DNA repair protein RecN translates to MLTEIRIESLGAISAAVGEFDRGLTVLTGETGTGKTMVVTGLHLLGGARADATRVRSGADRAIVEGRFTTTDLDESLIVKLDEMLDASGAERDEDGSVIALRSVSREGPSRAYLGGRSVPAKSLGDFTAGLLTLHGQNDQLRLMRPEEQCGALDRFAKAGPALERYCKLRDAWLSARRDLLDRRNRMRELALEADRLNFALTEIDAVDPQPGEDDALVAEILRLSELDTLREAAATARAALSSDEADGSGFSATDSLGKARAALESTDDAKLLALGGQLGEVLTVVVDAAGELAGFLDELPVDASALESRLARQAELRTLTRKYAADIDGVLAWARESRERLAQLDVSEEGLASLAARVDELARELAEAAVDLSNIRRKAAKRLAKEVTAELSGLAMADAQFGIDVSVDTASGADDAASLTVSFGPDGPMLARAGAGGIDQVEFGFAAHRGMDQLPLAKSASGGELSRVMLALEVVLAASRKETVGTTMVFDEVDAGVGGRAAVQIGRRLARLARTHQVIVVTHLPQVAAYADVHLVVHGAGPKGTSVVRRVADDERVAELARMLAGLGESDSGRAHARELLQAAQKDEI, encoded by the coding sequence ATGCTGACCGAAATCCGCATCGAGTCACTCGGTGCCATCAGCGCCGCGGTCGGCGAGTTCGACCGCGGCCTGACCGTGCTGACCGGCGAGACCGGTACCGGCAAGACGATGGTGGTGACCGGGCTGCACCTGCTCGGTGGCGCCCGCGCGGACGCCACCCGGGTGCGGTCCGGCGCCGATCGGGCGATCGTCGAAGGCCGGTTCACCACAACCGATCTCGACGAGTCATTGATCGTGAAGCTGGACGAGATGCTGGACGCGTCGGGGGCCGAGCGCGACGAGGACGGCAGCGTGATCGCGCTGCGCTCGGTCAGCCGCGAGGGGCCGTCGCGCGCCTATCTCGGCGGGCGCAGCGTGCCGGCCAAGTCGCTGGGGGACTTCACCGCCGGGCTGCTGACCCTGCACGGGCAGAACGACCAGCTGCGGCTCATGCGTCCCGAGGAGCAGTGCGGCGCGCTGGACCGGTTCGCGAAGGCCGGTCCCGCGCTGGAGCGCTATTGCAAACTGCGCGACGCCTGGCTGTCGGCGCGGCGCGATCTCCTGGACCGCCGCAACCGGATGCGCGAGCTGGCGCTCGAGGCCGACCGGCTCAACTTCGCCCTCACCGAGATCGACGCCGTGGACCCGCAACCCGGCGAGGACGACGCCCTGGTCGCCGAGATCCTGCGGCTCTCCGAGCTGGACACCCTGCGCGAGGCCGCGGCCACCGCGCGCGCGGCCCTGTCCTCCGATGAGGCCGACGGGTCCGGGTTCAGCGCGACCGACAGCCTGGGAAAGGCAAGGGCCGCACTGGAATCGACGGACGACGCGAAGCTTCTCGCGTTGGGCGGCCAGCTCGGCGAGGTGCTGACCGTGGTCGTCGACGCGGCCGGTGAGCTGGCCGGCTTCCTCGACGAGCTGCCGGTCGACGCCAGCGCGCTGGAATCCAGACTGGCCCGGCAGGCCGAACTGCGCACGCTGACCCGCAAGTACGCCGCGGACATCGACGGCGTGCTCGCGTGGGCCCGCGAGTCGCGGGAGCGGCTGGCCCAACTGGACGTCTCCGAGGAGGGGCTGGCGTCGCTCGCGGCCCGCGTCGACGAGCTGGCGCGCGAATTAGCCGAGGCGGCGGTCGATCTCAGCAACATCCGGCGCAAGGCCGCCAAGCGGCTGGCCAAGGAGGTCACCGCCGAGCTGTCCGGGCTGGCGATGGCCGACGCGCAGTTCGGCATCGACGTCTCCGTCGATACCGCATCGGGCGCCGACGACGCGGCCAGCCTCACTGTGTCGTTTGGGCCCGACGGGCCGATGCTGGCCCGCGCCGGCGCCGGCGGCATCGACCAGGTGGAGTTCGGCTTCGCCGCGCACCGCGGGATGGACCAGCTGCCGCTGGCCAAGAGCGCCTCCGGTGGCGAGCTGTCCCGGGTGATGCTGGCGCTGGAAGTGGTGCTGGCGGCCTCGCGCAAGGAGACGGTGGGCACCACCATGGTGTTCGACGAGGTCGACGCCGGGGTGGGCGGCCGCGCGGCGGTGCAGATCGGCCGGCGGCTGGCGCGGTTGGCGCGCACCCACCAGGTGATCGTCGTGACGCACCTGCCGCAGGTCGCGGCGTACGCCGACGTGCACCTGGTGGTGCACGGCGCGGGGCCGAAGGGGACCAGCGTGGTGCGGCGGGTCGCCGACGACGAGCGGGTGGCCGAGTTGGCGCGGATGCTGGCCGGGCTGGGCGAATCCGACAGCGGCCGCGCGCACGCCCGTGAGCTGCTGCAGGCCGCGCAGAAGGATGAGATCTAA